The DNA segment AGTATTAGTGGTTTCAttgttactattattattgGTGTCCTCTTTTGATGTTATTAGTAATGGTCGTATGTTGAGAGATTTTGTTACCCACATTTTGCAGCCTACTAGGGTGATTAGCGGCATTAGGAGACAACAGAATATGCCCTTACACGACCGGATTATACCCTATCTGAAGACCGCGGGCTTGTATCATTTGGCTAGGCTTAACAGTCAGTGGTTCTGGGTTGATGAGCCTCTCCTTAGTGCATTTATTAAGCGGTGGCGTCCTGAGACCCACACCTTCCATATGCCCTTTGGTGAGTGCACTATTACTTTGCAAGATGTGGCATATCAGCTGGGTTTGCCGATCGATGGTGAGCCCGTCAGTGGGTGCCTGAATTAGTTTGAGAATCTGATAGAGCACGGTAGACCAGCATGGGTGTGGCAACAAGGATAATGCAGCGCCTGAAAGTGGCCACAATCGCATCTGTGATCTTTAAGGGAAACTCTATAGCTACCCAGCGAAAAGCGCCCGGTCGGTGTTGTCTCGGCCACGGCGTACTCCGATTGATGCCTGTCGTATAAAGTAACGGTGAAGCACCTAGAGTCTCTGAGATTTCGATCAATTGCCTTGGCCAACGCCTGACAAAATTCATTACCAGATCCGAGTTGTGCCTCTGCTGTCTGTCCTCGTACCACAAATAGCTGAGCAAGCCTCCTGTAACTTGACTGAACCAACGATGTGACCGGGAGGTTGTGAGTTCCCTTTAAAACCGAGTTCACACATTCACTGATGTTGGTTGTCATGTGCCCGAAACGTCTACCACTATTCTCATGTTGGGTCCATTTGTCGTACTCCATCCGGTTGGCCCATTCACACATTGTTGGATTCTCAGTCCGCATGATGTCAAACCAGTAATAGAACTCCGCTTCAGTCTTCGCGTAGGCAGCATTCACCAACATCCTCCTTGAGTCCTTACCTTTGAAAGTTAGGGCAAAATTCGCAGCAACATGCCGAATACAGTACGCTCGGAAAGCACGTGGAGGCAGCCACCCAGTCTCAGGTGCCTCAAGCGCTGCCTTGATCCCATTATGCCTGTCAGAGATAACAAGAATACCCTCCTGAGGAGTCACATGCTCTCGTAGGCTGGACAAGAAAAATGACCACGACTCTGCATCTAATCCTTCCACAAGGGCGAATGCTATCGGGAGGATGTTCGAGTTCCCATCCTACGCTATCGCCAACAGCAGCGTCCCTCCATACTTGCCATACAAGTGGGTACCGTCAATACTGACCAGGGGCTTGCAATGATGGAATGCCTCGATACATGGTGGGAATGTCCAGAATAGTCGGTGAAAGTACACCGTCAACTCATCAACCTCACCATGAAGTCGAACAGGAGATGTCTTCAACACGGTTATTGTTCCGGCCATTGTTGACTGTACTCCTAGCATCCAACGTGGCAACTCTGCATACAACTCTTCCCAATCTCCATATATTTGTGCCACTGCCTTCTGCTTGGCCATCCAAACCTTCCTGTAACTAGGCCATCCAAACCTTTACCGTAACCGCAGCATCTGCCCTAACCAATGGAAGAATCCTCACACAGATAACGTGGTAATCCAGCTGACGGTGATCACTGGAAATAGAGGTTTCCAAGCATGTGTGTGGCCCGTTGTACCTCCTAACCTCCCAAGTGCCCTTTCGTGCACGCAGCGCAACGCGAATCAACTAAGTACAACCCTTGCCGAATTGCTTGCATTTTCCATGATACTGCAGATGATCTGATTCGATGACTCTGTACTCAACACCTTGTCGGATGCTATAGTCCTTTACACTCAGCACAACCTCATCTTTATTCTGAAAAGATTGCCCAATCTGAAATTCTGTAGAAGAGCCCCCGACCGTGTTACCACCGTCCTCCTGTTGACCCAGAACGTCCAAGTTTAGTGTGGAGAAGTGTGGAGGATACTGTTGAGAAGCAGAACTTGAAGGCTCATGCTGCGCATGTGGATTGGCACCTGTGTCATCGTCGCTGTCCCCGATGATATCAATAGGCTCCTGGTCAGAGTCATCGTCACACATTGCATTCTCTACTCGATCAGGTTCACCAAAGCCTTGCATATAAGGTAACTGGCCACCACCGGTGCCCATGACATAAGCCTGCTCAAAGACTGCTGCATTCTCCAACTATACAGAACCAACAACCTCCGTTCGGTCTAAATCAGCCACGAACGTAGGGGATCCGACCGGCGGAAGATACGGTCTGACCGTATGCATCGAACTAGACGCACCTCCCGCGGCAGTCGAGCTATGAACTGGAGCTGATGCCCCAGAACTATCGACACCGACCTCCAACTTTGCAAACAACTCGTGAATTCGAATCTCTGGAAAACTCCTAACACAATAGAACAGAACCATAATATCTTCATCAGCCCCTAGCACAAAGGTATCATACTGAACACCGGTCGAGACAACTGCGATGGAAATCTTGTAGAATAGCTTCTTCACCCACTTGCTACCAAACATGCCAAGCTTTTGCAAGATGCTGTTCTTTAAATCAGACAAAGTGCTTGACGAACTGATGAAGACACTCAGTGGTTCTCTgtcagtgaacttcacaccatggcttttgctttttttaattttttcagagCAATGCACTAAGGCAAGAACACTCTCTTCCTCACTTGTCATTGTGAGAATGATCTCTTATGCAGCTTGAATATCACCCACATATATATAGAGTTTCGGTCTTCCTAAACCGTGGTAACCTACAATGTTTTATGCCCATAATTTCTCCTTCATAAACCGTTGTAGCCTACAACGTTTTATTATCACCTCGCAGCCTTAGTAAACCGTGGTGGCCTGCCACGGTTTACACACAAAACCAACCATTCATAAACCATTGCTGGCTGCCACGGTTTATGTACAACTTGAAAACCGTGGTAGCTTCCCACGGATTACATAGAAAGGTGAAAATACACATGTACGTAACCTATTTCTGTTTTGTGTATTTGGGTAAAGCTTTAACCAACTTTATTTATTTGGGTAAATTGCCCTAATAGAAATGtatcctttcaattttttttaataactgaaaaaataaagtataatcttttaccattaattttataagtgaaactaaaaataaatatacaaaaaaaataaaaaattaaaattcacattttatactcttaattttttttaacaattaagagGACTCACTTCCTTTAATAATCCACTTATCCACGGGACAAATTTCTTTCATATACAATGCGACACACCGTACCAGGTTCATGGGTAACATAATTTTTCCCCGCCCAGGCTAGAATTtatcttaaaatatatttatatataatttttttatatatttattacgtttagttattaattttttaatttaaataactaagattaattttaacatattacataatattaccaaaaaatttagatccaataaaaaaattattcattctTAGAATACATTAcaagaattttgtttatttgtgacaattttttttattggtgaAAGTTTATAATCCCCACCAAATAATTTGTAGAGAATTTCTAAAACGCCCATAATTTGAGGTGTCACGAGATTTTTTGTGAAAGTTTTGTATGTATTTAGTAGAGgttttatattagacttttgTAATAGTTTAAAACcttcataaattaattttttaatttaacaaaaattaattattttgcgAGATTTTCGATCCTCCACAAATcttgtaattatttatttatttttaatttcaaatcattcATTAATCTCATTTGTTTAATactctcaaattaaaaatttattttttaatatcacaATTTAAACTGTATGAAAGTGAATTCCGAGGTATAGCTCGTTTTGTTGGCACTTGAACTTGAACTAGTTTTTCTTGGTGTGATGGGGTGGAACGTGTGTGAGGAGGCGGCGTTGGGTACCTGCAAAGGGACTCCAACGTTCAAGTGAATATGAGTGTAAGAGAGTTCAGAGTAGAATCAGAGCGAATTGCATACCTTTAGATTAGTAGCTCACCAGTATATATACTGAGTTGTTCGAGTGGTTTGTTATTTGGATTAGGTTTGTTATTCGTATCCCTGTTGCAAGTTTGACGGGGTCTATAGTTGTTATTATCCGGATTTGTTGGGATGGGTTAGTCTAAGTGGAGAAGTTGTTGGAGAAGATATAATTTCAAACATAATTACATATGGTATTGTTCTACATAACTAttactatttttctttaaaaagtaaaataaaacaacttcaatattttaatattatctaatTACATAAAAGTTTCAAATATTTGTTCTTGGATGTTCGTTGCTATCACCAAACAACAAAGGGAGTCGTTGGCTCACTTTCGGCATTATTAGCCTATATATAAACACAAGATGTTATTAATCATTTCAGTAAAAATAAACATTAAGATAATTTGATATAAACCTAACAACTCAAATTTAAAGAGCATCTAAACTTATAttcaatattaataaatattactcCATCAAAAACTTATATTCCTAACAAATAAATTTActataaatatacataaaagtTTATTAAATAATGGTCTCCTACACCCTTATTCCAGGTTTATGTAtgcttatttaatttgattgagACCATGTATGTTGGTTTCTTTATGTCTacgttttctttctttatttcctaagaataaaaatttgagTAAAGAACATTTTCGTCCCTGGCCTTTTTTTTACGGACATTTTCGTCCTTAAGCAATGAAAAATACATTAAAGTCCCTGACTGTTGAAAAACATGGACATTTATGTCCCTCTGTTGATTTCAGCCATTTGCACTGGACGAAAAATGCTGAGGTGGCACGTAACGGAGGTCATGTGGCATGGGGCAAAAAAGTTAGAGGACATATAAGTCCCTGGAGacgaaaacgacgccgtttcgtCTCTTCTCCCAATCTTTGAAAGTCGTCTTCCCTAATCCCTCGTCTGGATAGTGACGACGCAGTGGGTGTTGTGGGGAGTTGTGGCAGAAAAGAAATTCTTCCTTCCATGGCATCTGAAGGGGTATCTTCCAGCTAGAGAAGAGGTGGAGGTCAGGTGGGCTCGAGCTCGCGTCCTAAGGAGAAGGACAGCAAAGATGGCGTCTCACCAAAGTACTTCTGTGGAGAAAACGTAGTCCTTTTCATGTCAAAGACGCGAAACAATCCGGAAAGATTGTTTCTGGGCTGTCCCTTTTACAAGGTATGGAAATAAAATGTGATGCACGTTTGGTTGAAGATGTGTTAGGGTTGgtaatttttagggtttaaatTATGTGGGTTGATTTGCTGCAGGCAAGACAACCGTATTGCAAATTTTTTGTGTGGCTTGATGAGCACGTTGCTGGACTTGGATTGACAGCAACAAAGTATATGGAAGAGAAGGAATTTGTAGATGTAGAAGATTATCAGAGGCAGCAGGACATGGAAATGAGGATCAGTTGCTTGGAGAAGAGGATATTAGCTCTAGAGATGAAAAGAAAGCCAATAAGATGGTGTATCTATGTCATTGTCATTGTCTTGGTTTTTGCTGTTCTAAGTTGTAAGAGTTGAAAAAggtatgaaaaagtgtgttgcATTATTGCAGCAATTATAGGTGAATTCAGTGTCATTTATATGAATGATTGTATTGCCCTGTACATGTTGTATAAGATGTGGAGGAAATTAAAGTTCGTTCCATAATACATAACATACCATTGCATTAGTGATAAAAAAAGTAGTTTAGTTAACATCCATGTTCATCTGAACCACAAAGGGTGTTCAAAAAGTATGGGACAAAAAGCTAAATTGTTTGTAGTACTTTTCAACAACCATTACATAGACAAAAAGTTATCACAAAAAATAGTTAATGACAGTAGTCTTCATTCTTTCGAGTCCTGTGTTTTTGGAGAAGTTGGCAAATTTTGGGGTGGAGCTTCTTGATTCGGAGCTGTAGATGAGATGGTAAATGGGGTTGGCTGTTGTGTATTAGTGTTGATTGTGGATGCAGCGATTGGAGCCGACGGCCTGAAGATCTTCTGCTTTGGTCTGAACCTGGACTGTTGTGGGTGAGATGTGTCATTGGCTTTCCCTGTAGGTTTAAATGGACGGCTTATAGTTGGGGCATGTGGCCTGGTTTGAGTAACTGTTGGCCCTGGAGGTGAAATGATAAGTGTGGATCTTGTCACCCTTGTTGGAGCTGGTGGCATAGTTGGATTGGTTGTGGCAGGTGATTCCACAACAGTGGGGTTTGGAGAGCTGCTTGGTTGGCTGCTGGATGCATCCTGAAAATATGCATGTAAGATGTGAATTGAATAGTATAATGAAGACAGATTAGTACCTAAGCATAGTACCACTAAGACAGAATAGTCTCTAGCCATATCAGTAATCAGACATGGTAGTCCTTAATGATTTCCAAACTAAGACAAAATAATCCCTAACCATAATATCACTAATACAAAATAGCCCCTATAATACAACATTCCACTATAGGGTTCTTACCTCTGAACCTGGAGCAGATTGTGACAGTGGAAGCACAATCAGTGACTGGGAGGTTGTAGCTGCTTTCTTCCTAGGGCGCCTTGTCTTCGGCTTCCAGTTTGGGTTGGAAGGGGCTCCCTTACATGATTTGTAGTTGTGGCCCTTCTCACCACACTTGCTGCAGGATACAATAAATGACCTTTTTAGTTTTCCTTCTTGCATGAGTGGCTCAGCCGGATCCTTTTGCCTATTATGAACCTTTGGCCGTCCAATTGGCCTTTTGATAACAGGTGGATCTGGCTTCGAGAACTCAGTTCCAATCCAAAATTCTGGGCTTGGAACAGGCTTAATACAGTGTGCATATGTCCTCCTGATGGACTCCATGCATAGCCAAGGGTGAACATAGTCATGAGGTGTGTCATATCTCTTCCTAATGGCAGCAAATGCATGTAAGCAGGGCATGCCTAAGGTAATGCAGTGAAGGTGAGTAATATAACCAAAATAACAGTAAagggaattcaaatcaaaatatcaaagaaactgaACCAAGTATGGTACAAGTCTTACCAGTCAATTGCCATCGATTGCATGAGCAACTGTGCCTAATGAGGTCCACATCCACCTTAGTTCCTTTCCGAGAAACCTCAAACCTCTTTCGTTCATTGTCACCAACCCATTCAGCCGTCCACTTGGTGCTTAGGTTTAACAGCTTCTCCATCCTCTTTTCCTGAACTGGTGCTAGCCTCTCTGAGTGATTCTCCAAGACCCGTTTATGATTTACCATCCGCCTCATAAGATAGCATCTGATCTCTTCACACATGGTGAGGATAGGCTTGCAGCGGTAGTTAACTATTTTTGCATTAAAAATCTCACACATATTGTTTGTGAGGTTATTCACTTTTGGACCATAGGAGAAGTAAGCCTTCACCCAAGTCTCAGGTTCAAATTTGCTGAGGTACTCCCAGGCACCCTCGTTAACTGTCTTCAACTTCTCCATGCATTCCTTGAATTCAGCAACAGTTGTGCACCTGGCACACTCCCACACAACTTGTCGAATGTACAGATCATTGTAGCGATTGATGAAGTTTTTCCACATATGCATAACGCAATTGCGGAGCTTAGCGTGTGACATGACCTCCTTCAACGCAGGAAGCAAACCCTGGCCACAATAGTATCAACCACACAGCAATGAAATTAACCAACTAGGTAACAATGAATATCATCAACAAATTAGAAATGATCTAAACCAAATGCAgagcaatgaaaataaatattaacatGGTTTTACCTTCTGTTGGTCCGATATGAAATTCCAGCCATGGTTAGCATCATCTCCTATGTCCCCTTGCAGATTGGTCAGGAACCACTTCCAGGCTTCCTTAGTCTCAGCCCTGACCACTCCATAGGCAACAACATAAAATTGGTTGTTTGTATCTTGAGCAACTGCTGCTAGAAGCCAACCACCATAATATGTTTTCAGAAAGCACCCATCCAAATGCAACAGGAAACGACATCCATCTTTGAAACCTTGTTTGCAGGCATCTAGGAAAATGTATAATTTATCAAAAACAGGGGGACCATCTGGAATTGGCATGAGCTCAAGCCTGGCTCATGAGCCTGGATTGCTCCTCAGTATTTCCTCACAATAATCCCTAGATCTCTTGTATTGTTCCTTTTCATTTCCTTGGATCTTCTCCCTAACCTCCCTCACTACTCTATAAACCATTTTAGGATGGGGACAGAGGAAAAATTCCTCTTTAAGAAAATCAGTAGCCTCCTTTGTATTCATGTGTGGTTGGGTGGACATCCGCTTTTTAATCTTCTTACTTAGCCAGTGTTGATCAGCAGCGTTGCTGCCCAAATCCCTCGCACAAGTGTGTTTTGGATGGTAGGTCTTCACTTGATAACATTGCAGACTTTTGTTGTATGATAAGTGAACCAAGTAAGGGCACTCCTTATCCCCACACCCCACTCTCACTCTCTCTTTGTCATTTTTTATCCATTTCACTTCCCGACCCTCAACAATGAAAGAATCTTTAACTACCTCCTTGAACCTTTCTACAGTGGCAAACCTAGTTCCTATCTCAAACCTGCCCTCACCATGAGCATACTCATCATTAAACTCTGAAAACTTTTCACCTCTTCCTTCATCATCGGATGATATGGGAGTATGTAAGTCTTCAGATTCATACTCAAACATTATCTCATCCACCTCCGTTAGGAGCTCACTGACATAAAACCCACCCCTGATTGCATAATCTGGCTGGACATCAGGTCCTTGATCCCTTGCTTCACCACGTGCATCAGTCACATTCCCACTTCCTTCCCCTCTTTCATTAACCCTTGTGCGAAAttgtcttttcttcttcccttgcTTCTTTGGTGTAACTACCTTCTTCCTTGGAGTAATTACCTTCTTCTTCGGAGTGACTACCTTCTTGATCGGTGTAACGACTTTCTTCTTGTCTTTGACACCTCTTTTCCTCTTCCCAGCAGTGACCCCATCATTGCTGTCACTCTCACTGCTATCACTCTTAATTTCAGCCGGTGGAGATTTGTACAAGACGTCCTCTGTGCTCTCGTACCCGTCATCAGATGAAGAGGAAGAATTCAATTCCTTTGCAGTTTCATCCACCTCCCCTGCATTATCTCTGTCCTGGGCAGCATCCTCAACAACCTCCGGCTCGTCCACAGAATGGTCAAAGTATATATGGAACTCACCTCGCCCTGGGTGATTCATTAGGTTCTCTCGCATTGCGTTGATCCCTGCATCCCCAGTCAATATGTTCATCCCGGATTCAAATTCAGTACTTGATGGATCATACCAATATACTGCCTTGTATGACTGGTAGCCCAAACCCTTAAATAGTGTCACTAGGTCTCCGAAACTAACAAAGTCTAGGTCCATCTCAGGGAACCTCTCCTCCTTTCCATTCTGATAAACCAACTTTCCACCAACTCCTCTTACGAAGTTCCCTCCATGATGAAAGACCGAAACCACAAACACGTCAACCATCTGAAATTAACCAGTGCAAAACTACGATTAAAAAAGGAAACAACACAATGCATGAAAGAAACTACATTTACCGAACACAATCCCTCCCCCTAATCCTACACAGAACGCAATACACCCCTTTTTCACTATCTTTCTTACACTGCAAACATGCAAACACATTGCATTCCTAACTAAGCATCACAATCTTACCTTGTGATGAAGACACCAGCCACGACCTCGGACGAAGCTTCTCCTCAGCCTCTGCCACTAGCTATCACCCCTAGCCTTTTGCTCTTCTACGTGTTGTGTTTTTTGGAGGGAGAAACAGAGATATGATAAAGAAGCATTATTAATACTATATGATGATTAATACTAGGATGGTCCTAACACACTACAAATATACTAACTGCATACAAATATGATAAAgaagcattattattatttttatacacataaagaaaatttaaagggaTGGACCACCCTAATAGACTAGAGTAGTTGCAAGTTTCAAGTATGAAGCCCTGTGTTGTGTTTAAAAATAGAGCTGAAACGGGTCTTATTCCTACAATATCCCTTGCCATTTGTGGAGTACCTAATTAATTGACCATTCTCTATCTCCCCCATAACCACGCCTTTAATTCTTGCTCCCTTGAAATCTATAACTCTACGTCACTGTAACACGGCGCCTGATTCAATACTCTTGGAAGATTTGAAGTATTAAAACTCTTCTTAAAGAGTTAAACAAAAGTTAAcgcaaaaataagataaaaaatttatttggagTTTTAGTACTCCTTAATtaataagagagagaaaaattatcatttaattattaaagaaagagaaaagaattagcattaaattatatttgggttaaattttttgttttaatttaaatttattttatttttagattgatattaaattattataaaattatgataaaaataaaaatttaaaagaattaaaaagatataatactCTTATTATTCTAAAtcgaataaatttatttaaaattttttaattttaaataaatatattcatcttattttaaataaacgttttcgtattatttttttaaagtggTTAAACATGGTTTTTAAATATCTcaacaaaaagataaatatatgtaatctttcaaattaataatattagagTGTATATATAAGTACATAATATCTGAAAAGATTAATAAATCTTACCTAGAAAATATagttaaagatatttttttgcttaagataataaaaataatacgaatacgtttatttttattaaattaaattattaatttaaattatatctatctatttaaattttaatttaaagattttataatttaaaattttaaattatgtgaataaaattaaattaataaaaataaaaatataccaataTATAACTTATATACTAATAGagcatattaaattttttataataattataattatcatttattaaaaatatattttataagttataattaatatgtttgtagtttttcaaaaaaaatgtattaattatttattgatttcATCGGTATGCATTAAATGTTAACTTAAATTAACGCAaagtaaattgaattttaaattttaatagtgttttgtttttgttaaaattatatgGAGTTTTGAAACTCCAAACATCAAGAAAATATTATAACATCCACCCTGTAACACACTTCCTCTACATCTCTttccacaaaaaataaaaatacatatatgttataattaatttgaaaacattATTCAAAGTGTATAAGTTTGAAAACATCGTTAAAATGAAcacaatattaattataaaatgtcACATCTTTTAGACCTGAATAAAATGTTATCTTATCCCGTAATATTCAAAATCAttaagtgtgtgtttggatttcaGTTTGCAAATGAGAGTTTGcacaaaattgattttgtaaaattgattttgatgaaaagtaagttTGAGTTAaacgtgatttatgtttggcaatctttatatcaaaattgattatagtaaaataaatattgtatggattatactactcaaaatcacttttagatgaaaaattactaaaagagacattcatctaaataattttttatatacatgcaAAATcagaaaactaacaaaaatataatataaaaatatttatcatataaataaaataaatacaataaaaaataaaaatatgaaagagaatattataaattttataatgtcaaATAAAAAGGAAATATTCTATAACTTTTCTAGTACTGTCATtactctttaatttagtattattttggactataaatttttattatttatgactctattattatttataattaattttttatttattttatccttttttataggatcataatttatattatacaaaattttgataataaacgtagtatataataattacaattacaaatattacaaaatcagaataaataaataaaattaatacaaaacaaaaatagagtacatcaaagaatagaaaaaaaatcataagaaaTAATACACAACATAAATACAatacaagaaaagatagaaaaaaaagaatttatatgaacaaaaaataataaaaatattatacaaaAAAGTCAACAACATTTGTCATATAAATAGAAGAGCACtacacaaataatataaaaatatttatcatataaataaaaaatataataaaaatataaatacaaaatatataaattaaaatataaaaatgaatattaaatataataaaaaaattaaaatattcaatttgcTGCTAATTGAAACAAATCTGAACTaatttgatgaaaaaaaaagttgtaaCTAAGAAttatgaagaagaaggaagaactacaaagaattaattcttttttatagaagaaaatgaaaggtaTGGttggtaaaaaagaaataaaattttcatctaattttTCAAGGGTGATCATCAACCATGAACGTGAAACGCAGAAGCTACAAATTTTAGTTTCTGTCGTGCGTTCAAAGACAGAATCATTTCTGcgttttgaaaaaataagaattgccaaacataaaaataaaactttcaAGAAGCTCAAACGCACTTCTATCCTCTTTAACGTGATTGCCAAACACACCCTAATATACGTTATAGCCTCACTACTAGATATATGCATGTGTACCTATTCTTATTACATTTTgtggaaattaaataattaattatttttctctaaAGATTGTTTCCCCACCAAACTACTTGATGTTTACATAGTGAATAGATGTATACCTCAAATATAATATGGTTAACACCATTTAGCATTTCGACAAAATTTTTGGTAACTATATATGTACGTTATTTGAATCTTTTGTGGGTCTGCATCATAATTTAATTCctctcataaattaaattaatctatAGTAGCATAGTGTGGGgagagaatatatatatattattctaaCCTACTAACCTAAATACACATACCTACGTATACATACACTTACCTTATTATTGCACTGTGCTTATTGCAGTTATTAGACCAACTTCCAATCCTCAACTAGCTAGTGCACTCGGTGTCACTCAGTTATTTATATTTGACTAACTTTTGCACACTACATTGATGATTGATGCCTTCTTCACATTTGagttcattttttctttataatagCACCACTAGTACTATGCTATGTTATTTTATGAAACTTGttaattattgataatttataatactattgaaaaaaaaaatattactttttaaaattactagTAGTAATAGTAATGCTTGACAAGATAGATAGATAATGATTGTAGCTTCTTACTGAGTGATAATTTGGATTACTTTA comes from the Arachis duranensis cultivar V14167 chromosome 7, aradu.V14167.gnm2.J7QH, whole genome shotgun sequence genome and includes:
- the LOC107457960 gene encoding uncharacterized protein LOC107457960, which encodes MAKQKAVAQIYGDWEELYAELPRWMLGVQSTMAGTITVLKTSPVRLHGEVDELTVYFHRLFWTFPPCIEAFHHCKPLDGNSNILPIAFALVEGLDAESWSFFLSSLREHVTPQEGILVISDRHNGIKAALEAPETGWLPPRAFRAYCIRHVAANFALTFKGKDSRRMLVNAAYAKTEAEFYYWFDIMRTENPTMCEWANRMEYDKWTQHENSGRRFGHMTTNISECVNSVLKGTHNLPVTSLVQSSYRRLAQLFVVRGQTAEAQLGSGNEFCQALAKAIDRNLRDSRCFTVTLYDRHQSEYAVAETTPTGRFSLGSYRVSLKDHRCDCGHFQALHYPCCHTHAGLPCSIRFSN
- the LOC127740508 gene encoding uncharacterized protein LOC127740508; amino-acid sequence: MTSEEESVLALVHCSEKIKKSKSHGVKFTDREPLSVFISSSSTLSDLKNSILQKLGMFGSKWVKKLFYKISIAVVSTGVQYDTFVLGADEDIMVLFYCVRSFPEIRIHELFAKLEVGVDSSGASAPVHSSTAAGGASSSMHTLENAAVFEQAYVMGTGGGQLPYMQGFGEPDRVENAMCDDDSDQEPIDIIGDSDDDTGANPHAQHEPSSSASQQYPPHFSTLNLDVLGQQEDGGNTVGGSSTEFQIGQSFQNKDEVVLSVKDYSIRQGVEYRVIESDHLQYHGKCKQFGKGCT